In Excalfactoria chinensis isolate bCotChi1 chromosome 3, bCotChi1.hap2, whole genome shotgun sequence, one DNA window encodes the following:
- the MEP1A gene encoding meprin A subunit alpha — translation MSVAEMGTRSSLLCLALLLCYAHATPVSVEHLSSVPVGEGDAGEIIRDIPEINLAAGLDLFQGDILLPANQRNALRNDTYRWKFPIPYILGDDLDLNAKGVILQALEMFRLKSCVDFKPYEGEASYIFFRKESGCWSMVGDLKSGQNLSIGAGCDYKAIVEHEILHALGFYHEQSRMDRDDYVTIWWDEILTGREHNFNKYDDSYITDLNTPYDYESVMHYAPFSFNKNASIPTITTKIPAFNDIIGQRLDFSAIDLERLNRMYNCTSTHTLLDQCSFEYENICGMIQGTRDDLDWVHQQSSPTGEEDHTLSGRCADSGYFMYFNTSSGNAEEVAVLESRILYPKRTQQCLQFFYKMTGSSSDKLVIWTKEDDGTGNVRKMRKIETFQADNDHNWKIAHVTLSAQKKFRYLFQGLKGNPSSSSGGIIIDDVTLTETPCPTAVWVVRNFSQILENASSDVIQSPRFYSPEGYAYGISLYPQSRSSGYTRVAFHLCSGENDAVLEWPALNRQAMLTVLDQDPDVLKRMSASRSFTTSRDQTSSENGTLIWERPSINGTFDASCNCYRTTDWGWNNFISHSQLRQRSFMKNDNLIIFAEFHDLTHLNNTEVPVVSQQFAVTEDHTFERQKRAAEEVEPMQRWLPYVQDPCDPNPCQNDGVCVNVKGKPSCRCPSGQAFFFTGERCQSMQVHGNILGMTAGGVAGTVVLTIVLISMMARR, via the exons ATGTCCGTTGCAGAAATGGGCACCcgcagctccctgctctgcctggcACTCCTGTTATGTTACGCACATGCTACTCCAGTCTCT GTTGAGCATCTCTCCAGCGTGCCTG TTGGAGAAGGTGATGCTGGTGAGATAATCAGAGACATTCCAGAAATAAACTTAG CTGCTGGATTGGACCTCTTTCAGGGTGATATCTTGCTTCCT GCAAACCAGCGAAATGCCTTAAGGAATGACACCTACAGGTGGAAGTTCCCCATTCCCTATATCCTGGGTGATGACTTAG ATCTGAACGCCAAAGGAGTCATTCTCCAGGCACTTGAAATGTTCCGCCTCAAGTCCTGTGTGGATTTCAAGCCGTATGAAGGAGAGGCAAGCTACatattcttcagaaaagaaagcgG gTGTTGGTCCATGGTGGGGGACCTGAAGAGTGGGCAGAACCTCTCTATTGGGGCAGGGTGTGACTACAAAGCGATCGTGGAACATGAGATCCTGCATGCTCTGGGGTTCTACCACGAGCAGTCGAGGATGGATCGCGATGACTACGTGACCATCTGGTGGGATGAAATCCTTACAG GCAGAGAACACAACTTTAACAAGTACGATGACAGCTACATCACTGACCTGAACACACCCTATGACTACGAGTCAGTGATGCACTACGCACCATTCTCCTTTAACAAAAATGCGAGCATCCCCACAATCACCACAAAGATCCCAGCATTTAATGACATCATTGGACAGCGTCTGGATTTCAGTGCCATTGACCTGGAAAGGCTTAATCGCATGTATAACTGCA CTTCCACTCACACCCTTTTGGATCAGTGTTCTTTTGAGTACGAGAATATCTGTGGCATGATTCAGGGCACCAGAGATGACTTAGACTGGGTCCACCAACAGAGCAGTCCTACAGGAGAGGAAGACCACACGCTTTCTGGGCGCTGTGCAG ATTCTGGCTATTTCATGTACTTCAACACCAGCTCTGGAAACGCAGAAGAGGTGGCAGTCCTGGAGTCTCGAATCCTTTATCCCAAGAGGACTCAGCAGTGCCTCCAGTTCTTCTATAAGATGACAGGGAGCTCATCTGACAAGCTGGTCATTTGGACTAAGGAAGATGATGGGACTGGAAATGTTCGCAAGATGAGGAAAATTGAAACCTTTCAGG CTGATAATGACCACAACTGGAAAATCGCCCACGTAACCCTCAGTGCTCAGAAGAAGTTCCGATACCTCTTCCAAGGACTAAAGGGCAACCCCAGCTCTTCCTCTGGTGGGATCATTATCGATGATGTCACACTGACGGAGACCCCCTGTCCCACAGCTGTGTGGGTCGTTCGGAATTTCAGTCAGATCCTTGAAAATGCATCCAGTGACGTCATTCAAAGCCCTCGGTTTTACAGCCCTGAGGGTTATGCTTATGGCATAAGTTTGTACCCGCAGTCCAGAAGCAGTGGCTACACCCGCGTTGCCTTCCACTTGTGCAGCGGAGAGAACGATGCTGTCCTAGAGTGGCCAGCTCTGAACCGCCAGGCCATGCTCACGGTGCTCGACCAGGACCCTGACGTGCTGAAGAGGATGTCTGCAAGCAGAAGCTTCACCACAAGCAGAGACCAAACATCGA GTGAAAATGGAACCTTAATATGGGAGAGACCATCAATTAATGGAACCTTTGATGCCTCGTGCAATTGCTATAGAACAACAGACTGGGGGTGGAACAACTTCATCTCCCACAGCCAGCTGAGACAAAGAAGCTTCATGAAAAATGATAACCTGATCATTTTTGCAGAATTCCACG atcTAACTCACCTCAATAACACCGAAGTCCCCGTTGTGTCCCAGCAATTTGCTGTCACAGAGGACCACACTTTTGAAAGGcagaagagagcagcagaggaggTGGAGCCCATGCAGCGCTGGCTGCCTTATGTGCAAGACCCGTGTGATCCAAACCCCTGCCAGAATGATGGAGTCTGTGTGAATGTGAAGGGGAAACCAAGCTGCAG GTGCCCATCAGGACAAGCCTTCTTCTTCACAGGTGAGAGGTGCCAGTCCATGCAGGTCCACGGGAACATCCTGGGAATGACAGCTGGTGGAGTTGCTGGAACTGTTGTCTTAACTATCGTCCTCATTTCCATGATGGCTCGAAGATGA